The following are encoded in a window of Citrobacter freundii genomic DNA:
- the ybgE gene encoding cyd operon protein YbgE — MTNVIAMLYNAMDKRPLRALSLVMALVLAGCIFWDPSRFAAKTSELEIWHGLLLMWAVCAGIIHGVGFRPRAVHWQGIFCPLIADIVLVVGLIFFFF, encoded by the coding sequence ATGACCAACGTTATCGCGATGTTATATAACGCGATGGATAAGCGCCCCTTGCGGGCGCTTTCTTTAGTCATGGCGTTAGTGTTGGCAGGATGTATTTTTTGGGATCCCTCACGCTTCGCAGCAAAAACCAGCGAGCTTGAAATCTGGCATGGCCTTCTGCTGATGTGGGCGGTCTGCGCTGGCATTATCCATGGCGTCGGGTTTCGTCCTCGCGCGGTGCACTGGCAGGGCATCTTCTGCCCGCTGATAGCCGACATCGTGCTGGTGGTTGGTCTGATTTTCTTCTTCTTTTGA
- the cydX gene encoding cytochrome bd-I oxidase subunit CydX, whose product MWYFAWILGTLLACAFGIITALALEHVEAGKAGPEES is encoded by the coding sequence ATGTGGTATTTCGCATGGATTTTGGGAACGCTTCTTGCCTGTGCATTTGGGATAATCACAGCGCTGGCGCTTGAGCATGTCGAAGCAGGCAAAGCAGGGCCAGAAGAAAGCTAA